A window of Pelomonas sp. SE-A7 genomic DNA:
GTCGGCATGCAGTTCGAGGGCCTGCCGGAAGGCGCGGCCACCGAGGGCATGCCGCCGGACAACGTCTACACGGTGACCGAGGTCTACCCCGAACACGTGGTGCTGGACGGCAACCATCCGCTGGCCGGCATAGGCCTGCGCATGTACCTGAAGGTGCGCGACGTGCGCGAGGCCACCGAGGAAGAGATCGAGGCCGGCTCGATAGGCGAGCCGGTGTTCAGCGTCGTCAACGGCGCGCCGCCCGGTGAAGCCCTCCACTGAATTGCGCCGCAGGCATTGAGTTGTTCGCCGGGCCGCCCCAAGGACAACTCAAGCTCGCCATGGGCGAGCGCCCCCTCGGGGGGCCGACCGTGTACCCACGGGCGAGGGGCTAACTTTTTCCAGTGGAGCCGAAGCCACCTTCTCCGCGGTGGCTGGCATCGAAGTCATCGACGCGCCGGAACGCGGCCTGCACCACGGGCACCAGCACCAGCTGGGCGATGCGCTCCATGGGCTGGATCACGAACGTGGTCTGGCCGCGGTTCCAGCAGCTGACCATCAGCTGGCCCTGGTAGTCCGAATCGATCAGCCCGACCAGATTGCCCAGCACGATGCCGTGCTTGTGGCCCAGTCCCGAGCGCGGCAGTATCAGCGCCGCCAGTCCCGGGTCCTCGATGTGGATCGCCAGGCCGGTCGGGATCAGCGTGGTCTGGCCGGGCTCCAGCGTGACGGCCTCATCCAGGCAGGCGCGCAGGTCGAGGCCGGCGCTGCCGGGCGTGGCGTAGGCAGGGAGCTGCTCGGCCATGCGGGCGTCGAGCACTTTCAGGTCGATGGTGGTCATGCGTTCTCTTGGAGGCGCGTGGCGATCTCGCGAACCAGTTCGCGGGCCAGGCTGAGCTTGTCGTTGCAGGGAATCTCGCGGTGGCCGCGCTCGTCCACCAGCAGCAGCGTGTTGTCGTCGCGGCCGAAGGTCGCGGGGCCCAGGTTGCCGACGATCAAGGGGATGTTCTTGCGCAGCCGCTTCTCGCTGGCGTGCTTCAGCAGGTCCTGGCTCTCGGCGGCAAAGCCGACGCAGTAGGGCCTGTCCGGCAGGGCCGCCACGGCGGCCAGGATGTCGCGGTTCTCGGCCATCGCGATGCTGGGCGCCTGGCCGGAGCCGTCCTTCTTGATCTTGTGCTCGGCCGAGGCGGCCGGCCGCCAGTCGGCCACGGCTGCAGTGGCGACGAAGACGTCGTTGACCGAGGCGCGAGGCAGCACAGCCTCATACATCTGCTGCGCGGTTTGCACGTCGATGCGGCGCACGCCGCGCGGGGTTGGCAAATTGACCGGGCCGGCCACCAAGCTCACCTCGGCGCCTGCATCTGCCGCCGCGCGGGCGATGGAGAAGCCCATCTTGCCGCTGGACAGGTTGGTGATGCCGCGCACCGGGTCTATGGGCTCGAAGGTAGGGCCGGCCGTGATCAGCAGCTTCCTGCCGGCCAGCAGCTTGGGTTGCAGGAAGGCCACGATCTCGTCGAACAGCTCGGCCGCCTCCAGCATGCGGCCATCGCCTATCTCGCCGCAGGCCTGGTCGCCCGCCGCCGGGCCCAGCACCGTGGCGCCATCGGCCTTGATCTGGGCCACATTGCGCTGCGTGGCCGGATGGGCCCACATCTCGCGGTTCATGGCCGGCGCCACCAGCAGGGGGCATCGCTCCATCGGGCGCGCCAGCGCCGTGAGGCTCAAGAGCTCGTCCGCCCTGCCCTGCGCCAGCTTGGCGATGAAGTCGGCGCTGGCCGGCGCTATCAGCATCAGGTCGGCCTCGCGGCTCAGGTTGATGTGGGCCATGTTGTTGGCCTCGCGGGCATCCCACTGGCTGGTCACGACCGGCCTGTTGGACAGGGCCTGCAGGGTCACCGCGGTGATGAATTGCTCGGCCGCCTCGGTCATCATGACCTGGACCGTGGCACCGGCCTTGGTGAGCAGGCGCACCAGCTCGGCCACCTTGTAGCCTGCGATGCCGCCGGACAGGCCGAGCAGCAGGTGTCGGCCCTGGAGTTGAAGCGCTTCGGACATGAAGCGGGACTCTATCAGCGCAAGAGGATGGGCGATCAGCGGCGGCGGAACACCAGGTCCCAGACCCCATGGCCCAGCTTGAGGCCGCGGTTCTCGAACTTGGTCAGCGGCCGGTAGGCCGGCTTCTCCGCATAGGCCTCGGCCGTGTTCTGCAACTGCGGCTCGGCGCCCAGCACTTCCAGCATCTGCTGGGCGTAGGGCTCCCAGTCGGTGGCACAGTGCAGGTAGCCGCCCGGCCTGATGTACTGGACCAGCTTGGCCACGAAAGGCGCCTGGATCAGGCGGCGCTTGTTGTGGCGGGTCTTGTGCCAGGGGTCGGGGAAGAAGATGTGGACGCCGGCCAGCGAGGCCGGCTCGATCATCTGCTCCAGCACTTCAACGGCGTCGTGCTGGAAGATGCGGAGGTTGGTCAGCTGCTGCTCGCCGATGAGCTTCAGCAGCGCACCGACGCCGGGCTCGTGCACCTCGCAGCCAATGAAGTCGTGGTCCGGCAGCGTGGTCGCGATCTGCGCCGTCGCGGCCCCCATGCCGAAGCCGATCTCGAGCACGACCGGTGCCTGGCGGCCGAAGACCGCCGACGGATCCAGCCGCTTGCCGGCCTCGTAGGGCAGGACAAAGCGCGGCCCCAGCTCGGCCAGGGCCTTGGCCTGGCCCGTGCCCATGCGGCCGGGGCGCACCACGAAGCTCTTGATCGGGCGGCGCTTGGACTCGTCGGGCTGGTCGGACATGGGAACTCGGGAACGGATATCGGCAGGGCCGGCAGTCTAGCCGACCGTGCCCATCACGATGGGCTGGGCGCTCCACGCGCCCTGGCTGATAGTGCAGGCCTGCTGGATCGCGGCGATGGCACGCGCGGCCGCATCCTCGCTGGCCGCATGCACGACGGCGATGGGCTCGCCGGCCGCCAGCTCGTCGCCCAGGTGGCGGAATTCGCTGAAGCCCACGCCCATGTCGATCTTGTCGGCCGCGACGCGACGGCCGCCGCCCAGCTCGACCACGGCCAGGCCGATGTCGCGGGTGTTCATCGCCGTCAGGCGACCGGCCTGCAAGGCGGGCACGGCACGCACCACCGGCGCTTGCGCCAGGTAGGCGTCCGGACGCTCCAGCAGATCGGCGGGGCCGCCCAGGGCCGCGACCATGGCCGAGAACTTCTCGGCCGCAGCGCCGCTGTCCAGCGAGGCTTGCAGCTTGACGCGTGCCGCTGCCGTGTCGGCAGCCAGGCCGCCCAGCACCAGCATCTCGGCGCACAGGGCCAGCGTGACCTCGTGCAGGCGCGGCTCGCGCTGCTCGCCCTTGAGGTAGCGGAGGGTCTCGCGGATCTCCAGCGCATTGCCGGCGTCGAAGCCCAGCACCTCGTTCATGTCGGTGATCAGGGCGCGGATCTTCAGGCCGGCGCCGCTGCCCACGGCCACGATGCTCTCGGCCAGGTCCTGGGCCATCTGGGGCGTGTCGCAGAAGGCACCGCTGCCGCACTTGATGTCCATGGCCAGGCCTTCGAGGCCGGCGGCCAACTTCTTGGACAGGATGCTGGCGGTGATCAGGGGCACGCTCTCGACCGTGGCGGTCACGTCGCGCGTCGCGTAGAAGCGCTTGTCGGCCGGAGCCAGGTCGCCGGTCTGGCCGATGATGGCGCAGCCCAGATTGCGGACGATGCGATCGAACAGCGCCGGATCCGGCGCCGTCGAATAGCCAGGAATCGCTTCCAGCTTGTCCACCGTGCCGCCGGTGTGGCCCAGGCCCCGGCCGGCGATCATGGGCACATAGCCGCCGCAAGCGGCCACCATGGGCGCCAGCATCAGGCTGACCTTGTCGCCGACGCCACCGCTGGAATGCTTGTCAAGCACCGGGCCCGGCATGTCGGGCCAGCGCATGACGCGGCCGGAATTCATCATCGCGCGGGTCAGCAGCACGGCCTCGTCGCGGCCCATGCCGCGCAGGAACACGGCCATGCCCAGCGCTGCCACCTGGCCTTCGCTCCAGCTGCCGTCCACCAGGCCGCGGACGAAGTTCTGGATCTGCGCCTCGTCGAGCGCGCGGCCGTCGCGCTTGGCGCGGATGATTTCTTGAGCCAGCATGGCGGTACTACCCTGTCCTTTGTTCTGCGATCAATAACTGCTGGAGGACGCAGCCGCGGCAGTACCGGACAGCTGGGCCTCGATGTCGTTCAGCAGGCCGCTGGCACCGAAGCGGAAGCGGCCAGGCTGCACAGCCTCGGCACCCAGCTTCTCGGCTGCCAGCGCCAGGTAGGCCGCCGCGTCGGCGACGGTGCGGATGCCACCACTGGCCTTGAAGCCGGCATTGGCCAGGCCGCTGGCCTTGATCTCCTGCAGCATCACCCGGGCCGCGTCCAGCGTGGCCGAGACCGCGCTCTTGCCGGTGCTGGTCTTGATGAAGTCGGCGCCGGCCGCCAGCGACAGGCGCGTGGCCTGGGCGATCAGCTCGGGCGTCTTCAGCTCTCCGCTCTCGATGATGACCTTGAGCGTCAGCGGTCGGCTGGCATGGCGCACCTCGGCCAGGAACTCGGCCACCTCGGTGACCTGGCCGGCGATCAGGGCCTTGTAGGGCAGGACCACGTCCACCTCGTCGCCACCGGCCTGGGCAATGGCCTCGACATCGGCCAGCGCGCGCGGTACATCCAGTGCGCCATCCGGGAAATCGGCCACGGCTGCAACCTTGATGGTCTTGGGCAGCAGCGAGCGCGCCTGGGCGACGAAGCGCGGCCAGACGCAGACCGCGGCCACCGGGCCATGGGCCGTCTGGGCGCGGCGGCACAGGGCCTCGATGTCGGCGGCGGTGTCGCCGTCGTTCAGGCTGGTCAGGTCCAGGCAGGCCAGGGCCTGCCGGGCCGCATGCAGCAGCTCGGCACTCATCGTCTTCAGGCTTGCAGCGAAGGCAGCGTGGCGAAGCTGGCCACCAGGGCCGCCAGGAAGCCCGCGGCGCGCTCACCGGAGACCTGGGCCTGCTGCAGCGTCAGCGCATGGGTCAAGGCTTCGTCGGAGAGGCCGGCTGCCATATTGGTCATCAGGGCCAGGCCCATCACGCGCAGGCCGGCATGGCGGGCCAGGATGGTCTCGGGCACGGTACTCATGCCCACGGCATCGGCGCCCCAGGCGGCGAACATGCGGATCTCGGCCGGGGTCTCGAACTGCGGGCCCACGGCCCAGCAGTAGACGCCCTCGCCCAGGATCTGGTTGCGCTCCTTGGCGAGCGCCTTGGCATGGCTGCGCAGCTCGAGGTCGTAGGCGGCGCTCATGTCGCAGAAGCGGCTGCTGCCCGGTTCGCCTATCAGCGGCGAGCGCTGCGGTGCGTTGATGTGGTCCGAGATCAGCATCAGGCTGCCCGGCGGCATGTGCGGGCGCAGCGAGCCCGAGGCATTGGTCTGCAGCACCAGCTTGACGCCCCAGCGGGCCAGGCTGCGCAGCGCGCCGGCCATGCCGGTGCAGTCACCGCTTTCGTAGGTGTGGGCACGGCCGCGCAGCATGACGACGCGCTGGCTGCCGATCTTGCCGACCACGATCTCGTTCACATGGCCTTCGACCTTGGGCTGCGGGAAGGCCGACAGCTCGGTATAGGGCAGATGCTGGGCCTCCTCGACATGGCTGACCGCGCCGGCCCAGCCCGAGCCGAGCACGACGGCCACTTCGGGGGCCGCGCCATAGAGCTGGTTCAGCTTGGCGACGGTGTCGACGATCTTGGGCTCGAGGGTCTTGTGGTCGATCATTTCTTGTTCTCCTGGTACTTCACTTCAAATGGTCCGGGCCGAAGCTGAACGGCAGCAGTTCGGCCAAGGTCCATTGCTGCTTGATGCCGCTGGCATCACCGGCGATCACCAGCAGGTCGTCGCCGGCGAATTCGCGCATCTTCTGGCGGCAGCCGCCGCAGGGCGTCAGGACGTCGGGGCCGGGGCCGCTGACCAGCACCGCGCGGGCGCGGCGGCCGCCAGCCATCACCATCGCACCCAGGGCCGTGGCTTCGGCACACCAGCCTTGAGGATAGGCGGCGTTCTCTATGTTCGCACCCAGGTGGATGCGGCCCTGCTCGTCCAGCACGGCCGCACCGACCGCGAACTTGGAATAGGGCGAATGGGACCGCTGGCGCGCAGCCAGGGACGCTGCCAGCAGTTGCTGCAGCAGTTCGTCGGACAGCTTGGTCATCAGCGTTCTTTCACATACGGCCGGCCCAGCGCCTTGGGCGCCAGGGCCTGGCCAATGAAGCCGGCCAGCAGGATCACGGTCAGCAGGTAGGGCAGCGCCTGGATCAGCTGCACCGGCACCTCGCCCACGCCTGGCAAGGCCACGCCCTGCAGGCGGATGGCCAGTGCGTCCAGAAAGCCGAACAGCAGGCAGGCGAACATGGTCGGCAGCGGCTTCCACTTGCCGAAGATCATCGCGGCCAGCGCGATGAAGCCGCGGCCCGCCGTCATGTTCGGCGAGAACGAAGCGTTCTGCGCCAGCACCAGGTAGGTGCCGGCCAGGCCGCACAGCAGGCCGTTGATCATCAGCGCGGCGTAACGAAGACGGGTCACCGACACGCCGGCCGCATCCACCATGGCCGGGTTCTCGCCGACGGCGCGCAGCCGCAGGCCCGGCTTGGTACGCATCAGGAAGAACCAGACGCCGGCCACGCCGGCAAAGGCCAGGTAGACCAGGATGTTGTGGCTCAGGAGGCCATGGCCGACGATGGCGCCCAGCCAGGATCCGAGCGCATCGGCGGCACCGGAAGGCTCACTCCAGGCCGGGATCAGGCCGGTCATGCGCACGTCGGCGTCGACCGGCGGCGTCTGGCCGCCCTGCTTGAACCAGGCGATGCCCAGCACCACGGTCAGGCCGGCGGCCACCATGTTCAGGGCCACGCCGGACACGACCTGGTCGCCACGGTGCGTGACGCAGGCAAAGCCATGGACCAGCGAGAAGGCACAGGCCACGGCAATGGCGGCGAGCAGGCCGAGCGCGGTCGAATGGGTGACGGAAGCCGTGGCCGCAGCGGCGAAGGCGGCCGCGAGCATCTTGCCTTCCAGGCCGATGTCGATCACGCCAGAGCGCTCCGACACCAGGCCGGCCAGCGCGCACAGCAGCAGCGGCGTCGTGACCCGCAAGGTCGAGCCCAGCATGGAGCCGATCAGCAACTCATCCACGGACGGCCTCCTTGTGGTTCTTGCTCTTCAGGGCCGCATACAGCTTGGCGAACATCGGCGCACTGACGGCCGCCATCGCGCCAGCGAACAGCACGATCAGGCCTTGGGCCGTGACCACCATCTCGCGGCTGAAGCCGGGCATCTCGAAGGCCACCTCGACACCGCCCTGGTAGAGCACGCCGAACAGCAGCGAGGCCAGCACGATGCCCACCGGATGGTTGCGGCCCATCAGGGCCACGGCGATGCCGGTGAAGCCGGCACCGGCGACGAAGTCCAGCGTCAGCTTGCCCTGCACGCCCGAGATCTCATTGACCCCGACCATGCCGGCCAGCGCGCCCGACAGGCCCATGGCGATCAACACCTGCATGCGCGGCTTGATGCCGGCGTAATGCGCGGCGCGCGGCGCGCTGCCGACTGCACGCAAGGCGTAGCCGGCACGGCTGCGCCACAGGAACCAGTAGACGAAGCAGCAGGCCAGGATGGCCAGCAGCAGGCTGAGATTCAGCGGCGAAGACGGCAGCTCCCAGCCGAACTTGGCGGCCAGTTCGTGCAGCGCCGGCATGCGCGCGGCATCGGCGAACTCCGAGCTCTCCACGGCCATGGAACCGGCGGGCCTGAGGTGGTTCACCAGCAGATACACGTTGAGGCTGCTGGCCAGGAAATTGAACATGATCGTCGTGATGACGATGTGGCTGCCGCGCCAGGCCTGCAGATAGGCCGGAATGGCCGCCCAGGCCATGCCGAACAGGGCCGCGCCCAGCACCAGCAAGGGCAGCAGCAGAGGCGCGGGCAACAGCGGGCCAAGAGCCAGCGCCAGCAGCGCCACGCCCAGGCCGCCGAAGGTGGCCTGCCCTTCCCCGCCGATGTTGAACAGGCCGCCGTAGAAGGCGACCGAGACCGCCAGGCCGGTGAAGATGAAGGTGGTGGCGTAGTACAGCGTGTAGCCTATGCCGCGAGCGCTGCCGAGCGAACCCTGGACCAGCAGGCTCAGGGCCTGGCTCGGGCTCTGGCCGATCAGCATCACCACAGCGCCGGTGACGGCCAGGGCCACCAGCAGGTTCCACAGCGGCAGCAGGCCGATGTCTATCCAGCGCGGCAGGACGTAGGCTTGTTGGCTGCTCATGCGGAAACGCTCTCGCTAGCCTGGGCTGCCATCAGCAGGCCCAGGGATTTCTCGTCGCACTGGGCGATGCCCAGCTCACCGGTGATGCGGCCGCCGTTCATGACGACGACGCGGTCGGCCAGGGCCAGGATCTCGTCCAGCTCCGAGCTGACCAGCAGCACCGCGCAGCCGGCATCGCGCAGCGCGCGCAGCTGGCCGTGGATGAATTCGATGGCGCCGATGTCGACGCCGCGGGTCGGCTGGCCGACCAGCAGCACCGTCGGCGCCTGGCCGATCTCGCGGGCCAGGATCAGCTTCTGCTGGTTGCCGCCGGAGAACTTGCTCGAACCGAGGTTCTCGTCGCGCGGACGCACGTCGAAGCGCTCCTGCATCTGGCGGGTCTGCTTGCGCATGAGGCCGTGGTCCATGCCCCAGCCCAGCGGCGCAGACGCGTACTGTTGCTGGTAGCCCAGCGCTGCCGTCTCCCAGGCCGGGAAGCTCATCACCATGCCGCAGACATGGCGGTCTTCCGGCACATGGGCCAGCTTGAGTTCGCGCGCCCGGCCCGGCTCCAGCCACTGCTCGGCCGTGAACTTCTGGCCGCCCAGTTCCAGGCTGCCGCTGTCGGGTACGTGCATGCCGGAGAGCACCTCCAGCAATTCGCTCTGGCCATTGCCGGAGACGCCGGCCACGCCGACTATCTCGCCGGCCTTGAGGCTCAGCTCGATGTTGGCCAGCAGGCTCACGCCCTGCTCGCTCTTGAGGTTCAGGCCGCGCACGGCCAGGCGCTGCTCAGCACCCTCGCTCGCGCCGCTGTCCGGGCGGCCCAGGTTGACCTTGCGGCCCACCATGGCTTCGGCCAGGTCCTCGGGATCGGTCTCGGCGATGGCGCAGGTCTTGATGACCTGGCCGGCGCGCATCACGGTCACGGCATCGCACAAGGCCATAACTTCCTTGAGCTTGTGCGTGATGATGATGATGGTCGTGCCGCGCTCCTTCAGCTTGCGCAGCGTCTCGAACAGCTGCAGCGTCTCTTGCGGCGTCAGCACCGCCGTAGGCTCGTCCAGGATCAGGATGCGGGCGCCGCGGTACAGGGCCTTGAGAATCTCCAGCCGCTGCAGCTCGCCCACCGGCAACTCGCCGGCCAGCGAATCCAGGCGCACTTGCAGGCCGGTTTCAAGCATCAGCTTCTGCAGCCCTGCGCGCACCGTCTTCTCGCCCGATTGCAGCCAGAAGCTGGGCTCGGCGCCGAGCATCACGTTGTCCAGGCAGGACAGCGTATCGACCAGCATGAAGTGCTGGTGGACCATGCCGATGCCCAGGGCGATGGCCTCGTGCGAGTTGGCGATGGCGACCTTGTCGCCGCGCACCTCGATATGCCCGCCGTCGGCCTGGTAGTAGCCGTACAGGATGGCCATCAGCGTGCTCTTGCCGGCGCCGTTCTCGCCGACGATGCCGTGCACCGTGCCCTCGGACACGGCCAGGCTCACACCGCGGTTGGCATGGACCGCGCCGAAGCGCTTGTCTATGCCGTGCAGGGCGACGGCCGGTGGCGCGAGATCCATGGAGGCCGCGCCGCTACTGCTCTGCGTCATGCCCGCGTCAATCAGTACTTGCAGGTCGAGGTCGCCATGTAGTCGACCACCTTGATCTTGCCGGCAATGATGTCGGCCTTGTAGGCATCGACCTTGGCCTTGAGCGCCGGGCTGACCAGCTTGGCGTTGTGCTGGTCCATGGCGTAGTCCACGCCGCCTTCCTTCAGGCCCAGTTCCTGCACGCCGCCGGTCCAGGCCTTGAGCACGTTGTAGACGGCCACGTCCACGCGCTTGACCATGGAAGTCAGCATGGTGCCGGGCTGCAGGTGGTTCTGGTTGGAGTCGACGCCTATGGCCAGCTTGCCGGCATCCTTGGCCGCCTGGTAGACGCCGTTGCCGGTGCCGCCGGCCGCGGCGAAGACCACGTCCGAGCCCTTGGCGAACTGCGCCTTGGCCAGTTCGCCACCACGGGTCGGGTCGTTCCAGGCCGACGAGGTCGTGCCGGTCATGTTGGTGAACACCTCGGCCTTGGGATTGGCCGCCTTGGCACCCTGCTCGTAGCCGCACTGGAACTTGCGGATCAGCGGGATGTCCATGCCGCCGACGAAGCCGACCTTGCCAGTCTTGCTCGTCAGGGCCGCCATCACGCCGACCAGGTAGCTGCCCTCGTGCTCCTTGAAAACCACGGACTGCACGTTCTTGCCTTCGACCCGCTCGTCAATGATCACGAACTGGGTCTTGGGAAAGTCCTTGGCCACCTGCTTCAGCGCCGAGCCCTGGGCGAAGCCGATCGAGATGATGGGATTGGCACCCCGCTCGGCCATGCGGCGGATCGCCTGCACGCGCTGGGTGTCGTTGCTGATCTCGAACTCGAGATAGTTCTTGCCGGTCTCCTGCTTCCAGCGCTCGACACCGCGGTAGGCCGCCTCGTTGAACGACTTGTCGAACTTGCCGCCCATATCAAAGATC
This region includes:
- the dut gene encoding dUTP diphosphatase, with the protein product MTTIDLKVLDARMAEQLPAYATPGSAGLDLRACLDEAVTLEPGQTTLIPTGLAIHIEDPGLAALILPRSGLGHKHGIVLGNLVGLIDSDYQGQLMVSCWNRGQTTFVIQPMERIAQLVLVPVVQAAFRRVDDFDASHRGEGGFGSTGKS
- a CDS encoding purine-nucleoside phosphorylase yields the protein MIDHKTLEPKIVDTVAKLNQLYGAAPEVAVVLGSGWAGAVSHVEEAQHLPYTELSAFPQPKVEGHVNEIVVGKIGSQRVVMLRGRAHTYESGDCTGMAGALRSLARWGVKLVLQTNASGSLRPHMPPGSLMLISDHINAPQRSPLIGEPGSSRFCDMSAAYDLELRSHAKALAKERNQILGEGVYCWAVGPQFETPAEIRMFAAWGADAVGMSTVPETILARHAGLRVMGLALMTNMAAGLSDEALTHALTLQQAQVSGERAAGFLAALVASFATLPSLQA
- a CDS encoding peptidylprolyl isomerase; protein product: MQISAPCVVSLSWRLEDAQGQLIDELAEPLEFFYGGDDLFAKVEEAINGQEAGFEAAIALEPEDAFGDYDSGLVCFEAKSLMPENVDVGMQFEGLPEGAATEGMPPDNVYTVTEVYPEHVVLDGNHPLAGIGLRMYLKVRDVREATEEEIEAGSIGEPVFSVVNGAPPGEALH
- the deoC gene encoding deoxyribose-phosphate aldolase; this encodes MSAELLHAARQALACLDLTSLNDGDTAADIEALCRRAQTAHGPVAAVCVWPRFVAQARSLLPKTIKVAAVADFPDGALDVPRALADVEAIAQAGGDEVDVVLPYKALIAGQVTEVAEFLAEVRHASRPLTLKVIIESGELKTPELIAQATRLSLAAGADFIKTSTGKSAVSATLDAARVMLQEIKASGLANAGFKASGGIRTVADAAAYLALAAEKLGAEAVQPGRFRFGASGLLNDIEAQLSGTAAAASSSSY
- a CDS encoding ABC transporter permease, which encodes MDELLIGSMLGSTLRVTTPLLLCALAGLVSERSGVIDIGLEGKMLAAAFAAAATASVTHSTALGLLAAIAVACAFSLVHGFACVTHRGDQVVSGVALNMVAAGLTVVLGIAWFKQGGQTPPVDADVRMTGLIPAWSEPSGAADALGSWLGAIVGHGLLSHNILVYLAFAGVAGVWFFLMRTKPGLRLRAVGENPAMVDAAGVSVTRLRYAALMINGLLCGLAGTYLVLAQNASFSPNMTAGRGFIALAAMIFGKWKPLPTMFACLLFGFLDALAIRLQGVALPGVGEVPVQLIQALPYLLTVILLAGFIGQALAPKALGRPYVKER
- a CDS encoding ABC transporter ATP-binding protein, whose product is MTQSSSGAASMDLAPPAVALHGIDKRFGAVHANRGVSLAVSEGTVHGIVGENGAGKSTLMAILYGYYQADGGHIEVRGDKVAIANSHEAIALGIGMVHQHFMLVDTLSCLDNVMLGAEPSFWLQSGEKTVRAGLQKLMLETGLQVRLDSLAGELPVGELQRLEILKALYRGARILILDEPTAVLTPQETLQLFETLRKLKERGTTIIIITHKLKEVMALCDAVTVMRAGQVIKTCAIAETDPEDLAEAMVGRKVNLGRPDSGASEGAEQRLAVRGLNLKSEQGVSLLANIELSLKAGEIVGVAGVSGNGQSELLEVLSGMHVPDSGSLELGGQKFTAEQWLEPGRARELKLAHVPEDRHVCGMVMSFPAWETAALGYQQQYASAPLGWGMDHGLMRKQTRQMQERFDVRPRDENLGSSKFSGGNQQKLILAREIGQAPTVLLVGQPTRGVDIGAIEFIHGQLRALRDAGCAVLLVSSELDEILALADRVVVMNGGRITGELGIAQCDEKSLGLLMAAQASESVSA
- the coaBC gene encoding bifunctional phosphopantothenoylcysteine decarboxylase/phosphopantothenate--cysteine ligase CoaBC yields the protein MSEALQLQGRHLLLGLSGGIAGYKVAELVRLLTKAGATVQVMMTEAAEQFITAVTLQALSNRPVVTSQWDAREANNMAHINLSREADLMLIAPASADFIAKLAQGRADELLSLTALARPMERCPLLVAPAMNREMWAHPATQRNVAQIKADGATVLGPAAGDQACGEIGDGRMLEAAELFDEIVAFLQPKLLAGRKLLITAGPTFEPIDPVRGITNLSSGKMGFSIARAAADAGAEVSLVAGPVNLPTPRGVRRIDVQTAQQMYEAVLPRASVNDVFVATAAVADWRPAASAEHKIKKDGSGQAPSIAMAENRDILAAVAALPDRPYCVGFAAESQDLLKHASEKRLRKNIPLIVGNLGPATFGRDDNTLLLVDERGHREIPCNDKLSLARELVREIATRLQENA
- a CDS encoding BMP family ABC transporter substrate-binding protein, which codes for MKPVSSSLSLGVIAAALSTLASLPAQADPAVIFDMGGKFDKSFNEAAYRGVERWKQETGKNYLEFEISNDTQRVQAIRRMAERGANPIISIGFAQGSALKQVAKDFPKTQFVIIDERVEGKNVQSVVFKEHEGSYLVGVMAALTSKTGKVGFVGGMDIPLIRKFQCGYEQGAKAANPKAEVFTNMTGTTSSAWNDPTRGGELAKAQFAKGSDVVFAAAGGTGNGVYQAAKDAGKLAIGVDSNQNHLQPGTMLTSMVKRVDVAVYNVLKAWTGGVQELGLKEGGVDYAMDQHNAKLVSPALKAKVDAYKADIIAGKIKVVDYMATSTCKY
- the cdd gene encoding cytidine deaminase, whose translation is MTKLSDELLQQLLAASLAARQRSHSPYSKFAVGAAVLDEQGRIHLGANIENAAYPQGWCAEATALGAMVMAGGRRARAVLVSGPGPDVLTPCGGCRQKMREFAGDDLLVIAGDASGIKQQWTLAELLPFSFGPDHLK
- the deoA gene encoding thymidine phosphorylase; translated protein: MLAQEIIRAKRDGRALDEAQIQNFVRGLVDGSWSEGQVAALGMAVFLRGMGRDEAVLLTRAMMNSGRVMRWPDMPGPVLDKHSSGGVGDKVSLMLAPMVAACGGYVPMIAGRGLGHTGGTVDKLEAIPGYSTAPDPALFDRIVRNLGCAIIGQTGDLAPADKRFYATRDVTATVESVPLITASILSKKLAAGLEGLAMDIKCGSGAFCDTPQMAQDLAESIVAVGSGAGLKIRALITDMNEVLGFDAGNALEIRETLRYLKGEQREPRLHEVTLALCAEMLVLGGLAADTAAARVKLQASLDSGAAAEKFSAMVAALGGPADLLERPDAYLAQAPVVRAVPALQAGRLTAMNTRDIGLAVVELGGGRRVAADKIDMGVGFSEFRHLGDELAAGEPIAVVHAASEDAAARAIAAIQQACTISQGAWSAQPIVMGTVG
- a CDS encoding ABC transporter permease, whose amino-acid sequence is MSSQQAYVLPRWIDIGLLPLWNLLVALAVTGAVVMLIGQSPSQALSLLVQGSLGSARGIGYTLYYATTFIFTGLAVSVAFYGGLFNIGGEGQATFGGLGVALLALALGPLLPAPLLLPLLVLGAALFGMAWAAIPAYLQAWRGSHIVITTIMFNFLASSLNVYLLVNHLRPAGSMAVESSEFADAARMPALHELAAKFGWELPSSPLNLSLLLAILACCFVYWFLWRSRAGYALRAVGSAPRAAHYAGIKPRMQVLIAMGLSGALAGMVGVNEISGVQGKLTLDFVAGAGFTGIAVALMGRNHPVGIVLASLLFGVLYQGGVEVAFEMPGFSREMVVTAQGLIVLFAGAMAAVSAPMFAKLYAALKSKNHKEAVRG